A genomic stretch from Carassius auratus strain Wakin chromosome 35, ASM336829v1, whole genome shotgun sequence includes:
- the LOC113054360 gene encoding integrator complex subunit 2-like encodes MVDSASLQFVSPFAFEAMQKVDVARLAALSDPELRLLLPCLVRMALCAPADQSNAWAQDKKLILRLLSGVEAVNSIVALLSVDFHALEQDARKEQQLRHKAGGSNSESILVSQLQHGLTLEFEHSDPLRRLRLALSELLAIMNKVTDSNGEFFLKSSELFESPVYLEEVADVLCILQAELPSLLPIIEVAEALLHVRNGEWFLCLLVANVPDSFSEVCRGLIKNGERQDEESVGGRRRTEALRQLCQMNPSQALNIRAMVVEECHLPGLGVALTLDYKPDMADEAVSPLVSYVSGLLLGTNGKVRTWFSMFIRNGQQRKRESSSVLWQMRRQLLLELVAILPRSRSTHVPNDTDMDSESSSGYSGLREEHVVKASALLRLYCALMGIAGLRPTDEEAEQLLQLMTSRPPATPAGVRFVSLSFCKLLAFPTLVSTPEQEQLMVMWLSWMIKEEEYFESAARVSASFGEMLLLVAMYFHSNQLSAIIELVCSTLGMKIAIKPSSLSKMKTIFTQEIFTEQVVTAHAVRVAVTNNLSANITGFLPIHCIYQLLRSRAFTKHKVSIKDWIFRQLCETNTPLHTQLLPLIDVYINSILTPASKTNPEATNQPITEQEILNVFQGLGGGDGGKARSQYTITTQLLILYYILSYEEALLANTKTLALMQKKPKSYSPALMDQIPIKHLICQAQGLQQELGGLHSALLRLLATNYPHLCMVEDWISEEEVTGTLPLLRKMLLTSSSCKYSQTQLREAFQNVLSGGPRLLRILEHLTLLSAGDLIPYAEALTASMGLLLEDGVSRRILQTVNKLWMVLNTVMPRKLWVMTVNALQPLVKLLRQQRYTQNDLMVDPLIVLRCDSRVFRCPPLMDITLHMLNGYLLASKAYLNAHLKETAEFERQAQTVSNLGLGGQPDTPEVTREELKNALLAAQDSAAVQILLEVCLPPPQEELLLGGGGGADSLLRSVQSAPGVPMRKQVGHTGAGKGAQEEREAEGGLLSDLREVQCLICCLLHQMFIADPNIAKLVHFQGYPQALLPLTVAGIPSMHICLDFIPELLAQPQLEKQIFAIQLLSHLCTQYALPKSLSVARLAISVMGTLLTVLTRAKRFAFFMPTLPCLVSFCKAFPPLFDDVMSLLIQVGQVSAADVTTKTRDIDPLIARLQYLGQKPREIPLSESKYSLRKRSEEELGRADPDVQLCYQIEATFMDIISSSTQAL; translated from the exons ATGGTGGACAGTGCCAGTCTTCAGTTTGTGAGTCCATTTGCATTTGAGGCCATGCAGAAGGTAGATGTGGCCAGATTAGCAGCTTTAAGTGACCCAGAGCTCCGGCTCCTGCTGCCCTGTCTTGTGAGGATGGCTCTATGTGCCCCTGCAGATCAGAGTAACGCCTGGGCGCAGGACAAGAAGCTCATCCTGCGACTGCTGTCAGGCGTGGAGGCGGtgaactccattgttgcactgcTATCTGTGGATTTCCATGCTCTGGAGCAGGACGCTAGAAAAGAGCAGCAGCTGAG GCATAAGGCTGGAGGCTCTAACAGCGAGAGCATCCTGGTCTCTCAGCTGCAGCATGGTTTGACTCTGGAGTTTGAGCACAGTGATCCTCTCAGGAGACTCAGACTGGCTCTCAGTGAGCTGCTAGCCATTATGAACAAG GTGACTGACTCTAATGGAGAGTTTTTCCTCAAGTCTTCTGAGTTGTTTGAGAGTCCCGTGTATCTGGAGGAAGTGGCTGATGTTCTTTGCATCCTACAAGCAG AGCTGCCTTCTTTGCTGCCTATCATTGAGGTGGCCGAGGCCCTGCTTCACGTGAGGAATGGAGAGTGGTTCCTGTGCCTGCTGGTGGCCAACGTCCCAGACAGCTTCAGTGAGG TGTGCAGGGGATTGATAAAGAATGGAGAACGGCAGGATGAGGAGAGCGTGGGTGGACGGCGCAGGACAGAAGCTCTCCGGCAGCTGTGTCAGATGAACCCTTCTCAGGCTCTTAACATCAGGGCCATGGTG GTGGAAGAGTGTCATCTTCCAGGTCTGGGCGTTGCTCTAACGCTGGACTATAAGCCAGACATGGCAGATGAGGCGGTCAGTCCTCTTGTGTCTTATGTCAGCGGCCTACTTCTGGGCACCAATGGAAAAGTCCGTACCTGGTTCAGTATGTTCATTCGCAACGGTCAGCAG aggaaaagagagagcagCTCAGTGCTGTGGCAAATGCGGAGGCAGCTGCTGTTGGAGCTGGTTGCCATCCTTCCCCGCTCGCGCAGTACCCATGTTCCCAATGACACTGATATGGACTCAGAGAGTAGCTCGGGGTACTCTGGCCTGCGGGAGGAGCACGTTGTGAAGGCCAGCGCACTGCTGCGACTCTATTGCGCACTTATGGGGATAGCTGGTCTTAG GCCCACAGATGAAGAGGCGGAGCAGCTGTTGCAGTTGATGACCAGTCGTCCACCAGCCACACCTGCGGGAGTGCGCTTTGTCTCCCTGTCCTTCTGCAAACTGCTGGCGTTCCCTACCCTCGTCAG TACTCCAGAACAGGAGCAACTGATGGTAATGTGGCTCAGCTGGATGATAAAAGAGGAGGAGTATTTTGAGAG TGCCGCCCGTGTCTCAGCCTCTTTTGGAGAGATGCTATTACTGGTTGCCATGTATTTCCATAGCAACCAGCTCAGTGCCATCATCGAGCTGGTTTGCTCCACCCTTGGGATGAAG ATCGCCATCAAACCCAGCTCACTGAGCAAAATGAAGACCATTTTCACTCAGGAAATCTTCACTGAACAG GTGGTCACAGCACATGCCGTGCGAGTGGCCGTTACTAATAACCTCAGTGCCAACATCACAGGATTCCTCCCCATCCACTGCATATACCAGCTCCTGAGGAGCAGAGCTTTCACCAAACACAAAGTGTCCATTAAG GACTGGATCTTCAGACAGCTGTGCGAGACGAATACCCCACTCCACACTCAGCTGCTTCCATTAATTGATGTTTACATTAACTCCATCCTGACCCCTGCTTCCAAGACCAACCCTGAGGCCACcaaccagccaatcacagagcaggAGATCCTTAATGTTTTCCAGGGCTTGGGAGGG ggAGATGGAGGGAAAGCCCGTTCTCAGTACACCATCACCACCCAGTTGCTCATTCTCTATTACATCCTGTCATATGAGGAAGCTCTGCTAGCAAATACAAAGACGTTGG CACTTATGCAGAAGAAACCAAAATCGTACTCTCCTGCCCTCATGGACCAGATTCCCATTAAACACCTCATCTGCCAGGCCCAAGGACTGCAGCAGGAGCTGGGAG gccTACACTCTGCTCTTCTACGTCTGCTGGCCACAAACTATCCTCACCTGTGCATGGTGGAGGACTGGATCAGTGAAGAGGAAGTGACTGGTACTCTGCCTTTACTGAGGAAGATGTTGCTGACATCATCATCTTGCAAATACTCACAGACACAGCTGCGAGAGG cttTCCAGAACGTTCTTTCTGGTGGGCCCAGGCTGCTGCGTATCCTGGAGCATCTGACGTTGCTCTCTGCGGGTGATCTGATCCCATACGCAGAGGCTCTGACTGCCAGCATGGGGCTGCTCTTAGAGGACGGCGTCTCTCGCAGGATCCTACAGACTGTTAACAAACTCTGGATGGTACTTAATACAGTCATGCCGCGCAA GCTGTGGGTGATGACCGTAAACGCTCTGCAGCCTTTAGTAAAGCTCCTGCGGCAGCAGAGATACACTCAGAATGATCTGATGGTGGATCCTCTCATCGTCCTGCGCTGTGACTCCAGGGTCTTCAG GTGTCCTCCACTAATGGACATCACTCTTCACATGCTGAATGGGTACCTGTTGGCTTCTAAGGCCTACCTGAACGCCCATCTGAAAGAGACGGCTGAATTTGAGCGACAAGCTCAGACCGTATCCAACCTTGGGCTCGGTGGCCAACCTGACACACCTGAGGTCACCAGAGAGGAGCTGAAGAATGCTCTTCTGGCTGCTCAG GACAGCGCAGCAGTGCAGATCTTGCTGGAGGTGTGTTTGCCGCCCCCTCAGGAGGAGCTGCTGCTGGGAGGAGGCGGAGGAGCAGACAGCCTGTTGAGGAGCGTTCAGTCTGCTCCAGGTGTTCCCATGCGGAAGCAGGTGGGCCACACGGGGGCTGGGAAGGGGGCCCAGGAGGAGCGTGAGGCAGAGGGCGGGCTGCTCAGTGACCTGAGGGAGGTACAGTGTCTCATCTGCTGCCTGCTGCACCAAATGTTCATCGCAGACCCCAACATCGCCAAACTAGTACACTTTCAG GGTTATCCGCAGGCTTTACTCCCTCTGACGGTGGCAGGAATTCCTTCCATGCACATCTGTCTAGATTTTATCCCAGAACTCCTCGCTCAGCCTCAGCTGGAGAAGCAG ATCTTTGCCATACAGCTGTTGTCCCATCTGTGTACCCAGTACGCCCTGCCCAAATCCCTCAGTGTGGCACGTCTTGCCATTAGTGTGATGGGCACCCTCCTCACAG TGCTGACCCGTGCCAAGCGCTTTGCATTTTTCATGCCGACGCTGCCGTGCCTGGTTTCATTTTGCAAGGCTTTCCCCCCACTCTTTGATGATGTCATGTCCCTGCTGATTCAGGTGGGACAGGTGTCCGCTGCTGATGTCACCACCAAGACCAGAGATATAGACCCTCTCATTGCCA GGCTCCAGTATCTGGGACAGAAGCCACGGGAAATACCGCTGTCAGAATCCAAATACTCTCTACGCAAGAGGTCTGAAGAGGAGCTGGGTAGAGCCGACCCTGATGTACAGCTGTGCTATCAGATAGAGGCCACCTTCATGGACATCATCAGCTCCAGCACACAGGCACTGTGA